The Nocardioides sp. S-1144 genome includes a region encoding these proteins:
- a CDS encoding RsiG family protein translates to MSDDLPPSGQRRTITAAAASPHLARVSLPELRAYREKLRAEEERISYWRRLIHARVDLLHAGALADSPVLDVDALGRVLGDTGRGQVRAVLHRVRAADPLPDLPDLEGVWTTPSDEAGTAEALERLGSAEQTLTSYRRGLHERIDEATAELIVRYRQDPTRALEILSP, encoded by the coding sequence GTGAGCGACGACCTTCCCCCGAGCGGACAGCGCCGCACCATCACCGCCGCCGCGGCCTCGCCGCACCTGGCCCGGGTGAGCCTGCCCGAGCTGCGCGCCTACCGCGAGAAGCTGCGCGCGGAGGAGGAGCGGATCTCCTACTGGCGCCGCCTGATCCACGCCCGCGTCGACCTGCTCCACGCCGGTGCGCTCGCCGACTCCCCGGTGCTGGACGTCGACGCGCTCGGCCGGGTGCTCGGCGACACCGGGCGGGGGCAGGTGCGCGCGGTGCTGCACCGGGTGCGCGCGGCCGACCCGCTCCCGGACCTGCCCGACCTCGAGGGCGTGTGGACGACGCCGTCCGACGAGGCCGGCACCGCCGAGGCGCTCGAGCGGCTCGGCAGCGCCGAGCAGACGCTGACGAGCTACCGGCGCGGCCTGCACGAGCGCATCGACGAGGCCACCGCCGAGCTGATCGTGCGCTACCGACAGGACCCGACACGGGCGCTGGAGATCCTCTCCCCGTAA